One segment of Drosophila gunungcola strain Sukarami unplaced genomic scaffold, Dgunungcola_SK_2 000076F, whole genome shotgun sequence DNA contains the following:
- the LOC128264660 gene encoding protein bcn92: MSTRRQAITLYRNLLRESEKLPSYNFRMYAARKIRDTFRANRGIRDFGEIDRQMVAGQQNLELIRRQVIVGHLYSADKLVIENKKTLKPSDD, translated from the exons ATGTCGACGCGTCGCCAGGCGATCACATTATACAGAAATCTCCTGCGCGAATCAGAGAAGCTGCCCTCCTATAACTTCAG GATGTATGCTGCCCGCAAGATAAGGGATACATTCCGCGCCAACAGGGGCATCAGGGATTTCGGGGAGATCGACCGACAGATGGTCGCCGGCCAGCAAAATCTGGAGTTGATACGTCGCCAG GTGATCGTCGGACACCTGTACAGCGCCGACAAGCTGGTCATAGAGAACAAGAAGACCCTGAAGCCTTCGGATGACTGA